In a genomic window of Halanaerobiales bacterium:
- a CDS encoding substrate-binding domain-containing protein: DFDKEIVIVSRDSSSGTFGVFNDVVNDGKIDGNPIRLTPTALTQSSNGDIAGTVADTEGAIGYVGLGYLSDNLKAVKVEGVKPTNATVANGQFPIARPLYMFTDGWPQGEIKKFLNFVLSTEGQKLIEQIGYVPLH, from the coding sequence TTGATTTTGATAAAGAAATAGTTATTGTTTCTCGTGATTCCAGTTCAGGAACTTTTGGAGTATTTAATGATGTAGTTAATGATGGTAAAATTGATGGTAACCCTATAAGATTAACTCCTACTGCTTTAACTCAATCATCTAATGGCGATATTGCCGGGACAGTTGCAGATACAGAAGGTGCAATAGGTTATGTAGGATTAGGATATTTATCTGATAATCTTAAAGCTGTAAAAGTTGAGGGAGTAAAGCCTACAAATGCAACAGTTGCTAATGGCCAGTTCCCAATTGCTCGTCCATTATATATGTTTACTGATGGATGGCCACAGGGTGAAATTAAAAAATTCCTTAATTTTGTCTTAAGTACAGAAGGCCAAAAATTAATTGAACAAATAGGGTATGTTCCCCTTCACTAA
- the pstC gene encoding phosphate ABC transporter permease subunit PstC, with protein sequence MHWKTKEKIIKKVLFAFALSSILFLTGIVIVLFIEGLPIFEEVGVLEFITGKIWYPTFSPPDYGILPLILASLVVTLGAMIIAAPLGIASAIFISYILPKKYRKIVKPAVEMLAGVPSVIYGLFGMKILAPFLSDLFNLPTGLTGLNASIMLGIMALPTVVSLSEDAITTVPKKFRDASLALGSTKWEMLSKVILPTASSGIVTAVILGMGRAIGETMTVLMVAGGAPVMPKSIFKPLRPMTATIAAEMGEAPVGSGHYHALFGIAIVLFVITLVFNIIADIASQRFKEKVSGS encoded by the coding sequence TTGCATTGGAAAACTAAAGAAAAAATAATTAAAAAAGTTTTATTTGCTTTTGCTTTATCTTCTATTTTATTTTTAACAGGTATTGTAATTGTATTATTTATTGAAGGTTTACCAATATTTGAAGAAGTAGGAGTTTTGGAATTTATAACAGGTAAAATTTGGTATCCGACTTTTTCACCACCTGACTATGGAATTTTACCTCTTATTCTTGCCTCTTTGGTTGTTACTTTAGGAGCGATGATAATAGCTGCACCTTTAGGAATAGCATCCGCTATCTTTATTTCTTATATACTACCTAAAAAATATAGAAAAATAGTTAAACCTGCAGTTGAGATGTTAGCAGGTGTCCCATCTGTTATTTATGGTCTTTTTGGGATGAAAATACTGGCTCCATTTTTGAGTGATTTGTTTAATCTACCTACAGGTCTTACGGGATTAAATGCATCAATTATGTTAGGAATCATGGCTTTACCAACTGTTGTCAGTCTTTCTGAAGATGCAATTACTACAGTTCCTAAAAAGTTCAGAGATGCTTCTTTGGCTTTAGGAAGTACTAAATGGGAAATGTTAAGTAAAGTTATTTTACCTACTGCTTCATCTGGAATTGTAACAGCAGTTATTCTTGGAATGGGAAGGGCAATAGGAGAAACAATGACTGTATTAATGGTCGCAGGAGGAGCACCGGTTATGCCTAAAAGTATATTTAAACCACTCAGGCCGATGACAGCTACAATTGCTGCTGAAATGGGAGAAGCCCCAGTTGGTAGTGGTCACTATCATGCACTTTTTGGAATCGCAATTGTGCTTTTTGTTATAACTCTTGTCTTTAATATAATAGCTGATATTGCTTCACAAAGATTTAAAGAGAAAGTGAGTGGTTCTTAA